A part of Vigna radiata var. radiata cultivar VC1973A chromosome 11, Vradiata_ver6, whole genome shotgun sequence genomic DNA contains:
- the LOC106777740 gene encoding kinesin-like protein KIN-14I, with product MTIDVPPSSAHSVRTNRFSFGSSNGSEATPLHNYASVSNGDGYDSDGSNFAPPTPTTLSTAIPAELAGAVPLIDKFQVEGFLKLMHKQIQSAGKRGFFSKRSVGPQVREKFTFEDMLCFQKDPIPTSLLKLNSDLASRATKLFLIILKYMGVDSSDRVTPLNLDERVELVGKLYKQCLKRSELRDELFLQISKQTRNNPERECLIKAWELMYLCALSMPPSKDIGAYLSEYVHNVAHGVLADPEIRALALNTLNALKHSVKAGPRHIIPGPIEIEAMLTGKKLTTIVFFLDETFEEITYDLSTTVADAVEELAGIIKLSTYSSFSLFECRKVVTGSKSPDSGNEEYIGLDDNKYIGDLLAEFKAVKERSKGEILHCKLIFKKKLFRDSDEAVTDPMFLQLSYVQLQHDYILGNYPIGKDDASQLSALQILAEIGFVRRPESCTDWNSFLERFLPRQIAMTRARREWELDILSCYHSLAHVTKDDARQQFLHILRTIPYGFSVFFNVRKIDDPIGLLPGRIILGINKRGVHFFRPVPKEYMHSAELRDIMQFGSSNTAVFFKMRVAGVLHIFQFETKQGEEICVALQTHINDVMLRRYSKARSTVGGSLNEDTSTNFKPSNMELYEKRVQDLSKLVEESQTNADQLLEKLHQKQKQEEEMLEELDGLKKSLKADKQKLAEVTDDRDKLRSLCHEKDKELQAKILEKRNMEAQMAKLSNLVTENATKKDPLQANNQVLQKLEDDLKQCKGELLEAEETIKSLRSEKLILEQKLSEFEKNSEEEISSLQCKLEKERKNLNSQVYDLERKLEMFRQELTVAKSTLSVKDSELAALKNNLDELEELREMKEDIDRKNEQTAAILKMQAVQLAEMELLYKEEQVLRKRYFNTIEDMKGKIRVYCRLRPLSEKEIANKERDSLNTVDEFTVEHPWKDDKSKQHIYDRVFDGYATQEDVFEDTRYLVQSAVDGYNVCIFAYGQTGSGKTFTIYGTENNPGLTPRATAELFRILRRDSNKYSFSLKAYMLELYQDTLVDLLLPKNSKRLKLDIKKDSKGMVAVENVTIVSISTVEELNSIIQRGSEQRHTSGTRMNDESSRSHLILSIVIESTNLQSQSTARGKLSFVDLAGSERVKKSGSAGNQLKEAQSINKSLSALGDVISALSSGGQHIPYRNHKLTMLMSDSLGGNAKTLMFVNVSPTESSLDETHNSLMYASRVRSIVNDPSKNISSKEIARLKKLVAYWKEQAGRRGEDEELEEIQEERPTKEKSDGRHSM from the exons ATGACCATTGACGTGCCACCATCCAGTGCCCATAGTGTTAGAACAAACAGATTTTCCTTTGGTTCTAGCAATGGCAGTGAGGCGACTCCATTACACAACTATGCATCTGTTAGCAATGGTGATGGCTATGATAGTGATGGCTCAAATTTCGCACCACC TACACCAACAACCCTATCAACTGCTATTCCAGCAGAACTTGCTGGAGCTGTACCCTTGATTGATAAATTCCAG GTGGAAGGATTCTTAAAACTGATGCATAAACAAATTCAGTCTGCTGGAAAACGtggatttttttcaaaaagatcCGTAGGCCCCCAAGTTCGAGAGAAGTTTACATTTGAGGACATGCTTTGTTTCCAAAAG GATCCAATACCTACATCCTTGCTTAAGCTGAACAGTGACTTGGCAAGCCGAGCaacaaagttatttttaataattttgaaatatatgggAGTTGATTCATCTGATCGTGTAACTCCATTAAACTTAGATGAACGAGTCGAGCTTGTTGGTAAATTATACAAGCAATGTTTGAAGCGTTCAGAACTCCGAGACGAACTTTTTCTCCAGATATCAAAACAAACGAGAAACAACCCTGAGAG GGAATGCTTGATTAAAGCATGGGAGCTAATGTATTTATGTGCTTTGTCCATGCCTCCTAGTAAAGACATTGGAGCATATCTGTCAGAGTATGTTCATAATGTGGCACATGGTGTGCTTGCTGATCCTGAGATTCGAGCCCTTGCTTTAAATACGTTAAATGCTTTGAAGCACTCTGTCAAGGCTGGTCCTAGACATATAATACCTGGACCTATCGAGATTGAAGCCATGTTGACTGGGAAAAAGCTTACAACTATAGTGTTCTTCCTGGATGAAacatttgaagaaattacatATGACTTGTCAACAACGGTTGCTGATGCTGTTGAG GAACTTGCTGGGATCATTAAATTGTCAACATACTCGAGCTTTAGCTTGTTTGAATGTCGTAAAGTTGTTACCGGTTCCAAGTCGCCTGATTCTGGGAATG AGGAGTACATTGGATTAGACGATAATAAATATATCGGGGATCTGCTGGCCGAATTTAAGGCAGTTAAAGAACGAAGTAAAGGAGAAATTCTGCACTGTAAGCTAATATTCAAGAAAAAGTTATTTCGTGACTCAGATGAAGCTGTCACAGATCCAATGTTTTTGCAGTTGTCCTATGTACAA TTGCAGCATGATTATATTTTAGGTAATTATCCTATTGGAAAGGATGACGCTTCCCAGCTTTCTGCACTGCAAATCTTGGCTGAGATAGGATTTGTTAGAAGACCAGAATCATGCAC TGACTGGAATTCATTCCTGGAGCGATTTCTTCCTAGACAAATTGCAATGACTCGAGCAAGACGGGAATGGGAGTTGGACATTCTTTCTTGCTATCATTCACTG GCGCATGTAACTAAAGATGATGCAAGACAACAATTTCTCCATATATTGAGAACAATTCCTTATGggttttctgttttcttcaaTGTTCGCAAAATTGATGATCCTATTGGACTCTTGCCTGGAAGAATTATTTTGGGAATCAACAAAAGAGGG GTCCATTTTTTCCGTCCTGTTCCGAAGGAGTATATGCACTCTGCTGAGTTGAGAGACATAATGCAATTTGGAAGCAGCAATACTgcagtattttttaaaatgcgAGTTGCAGGTGTTCTTCACATATTTCAGTTTGAGACAAAGCAG GGAGAAGAAATTTGTGTAGCCCTTCAGACACACATAAATGATGTTATGCTGCGCCGCTATTCCAAAGCTCGATCTACCGTGGGTGGTTCTTTGAACGAGGACACTTCTACTAATTTTAAGCCTTCTAATATGGAGTTATATGAAAAACGTGTTCAAGATTTATCAAAACTTGTTGAAGAGTCTCAAACAAATGCTGATCAA TTGCTAGAAAAGTTGCATCAGAAGCAAAAGCAGGAAGAGGAAATGCTAGAAGAATTAGATGGCTTAAAAAAGTCTTTAAAAGCTGATAAGCAGAAACTTGCAGAAGTTACTGATGACCGTGACAAACTTAGGTCTTTATGCCATGAAAAAGATAAGGAACTTCAG GCTAAAATTCTAGAGAAAAGAAACATGGAAGCACAGATGGCCAAGCTGAGTAATCTGGTTACTGAAAATGCCACCAAAAAGGACCCCCTTCAAGCAAATAACCAA GTGTTGCAAAAACTAGAAGACGACCTAAAACAATGTAAAGGCGAGCTGCTTGAAGCTGAAGAGACTATCAAAAGCTTGAGAAGTGAAAAGTTGATTCTGGAACAGAAGCTATCTGAGTTTGAGAAGAACAGTGAAGAAGAG ATTAGTTCTCTACAATGTAAACTTGAGAAAGAACGCAAGAATTTGAACTCTCAGGTGTATGACCTTGAACGAAAACTGGAGATGTTTAGACAAGAATTGACTGTGGCCAAGTCTACACTTTCGGTCAAGGACTCTGAATTGGCTGCTTTGAAGAACAATTTAGATGAACTAGAAGAattgagagaaatgaaagag GACATTGATAGAAAGAATGAACAGACAGCTGCCATTCTAAAGATGCAAGCGGTTCAACTAGCTGAAATGGAATTGCTTTATAAGGAAGAGCAAGTTCTAAGAAagagatattttaataccataGAAG ATATGAAAGGGAAAATAAGAGTTTATTGTCGGTTAAGACCTCTTAGTGAAAAAGAGATtgcaaataaagaaagagattCTCTTAATACTGTTGATGAGTTTACAGTTGAGCACCCATGGAAAGATGACAAGTCGAAACAGCACATATACGACCGTGTATTTGATGGTTATGCCACTCAAGAAGATGTATTTGAGGATACTAGG TACCTAGTACAATCTGCTGTAGATGGTTATAATGTTTGCATATTTGCTTATGGTCAAACTGGCTCTGGAAAGACCTTTACCATCTATGGAACTGAAAACAATCCTGGACTCACCCCTCGTGCCACTGCAGaactttttagaattttaagGAGAGATAGTAACAAGTATTCTTTTTCCTTGAAG GCATACATGTTGGAGTTATATCAAGATACACTTGTAGATCTCCTGTTACCCAAGAATTCAAAGCGTTTAAAATTGGATATTAAGAAGGATTCAAAG GGAATGGTAGCAGTTGAAAACGTAACAATTGTGTCCATTTCTACTGTGGAGGAATTAAACAGCATAATACAGAGGGGATCTGAGCAGCGACATACATCAGGAACACGAATGAATGACGAAAGTTCAAGATCTCATCTCATACTATCAATTGTCATTGAAAGTACCAACCTTCAAAGCCAATCAACCGCAAGGGGAAAG TTAAGTTTTGTGGATCTTGCTGGCTCAGAAAGAGTAAAAAAGTCAGGCTCAGCAGGTAATCAACTTAAAGAAGCTCAAAGTATCAACAAATCATTATCAGCACTAGGAGATGTTATCAGTGCTTTGTCTTCTGGTGGTCAACACATACCTTACAGAAATCACAAGTTAACGATGTTGATGAGTGACTCACTTGGGGGTAATGCTAAAACTCTCATGTTTGTGAATGTATCTCCGACAGAATCAAGCTTGGATGAGACACATAACTCTCTCAT GTATGCATCACGAGTGAGATCAATTGTGAATGATCCAAGCAAAAACATTTCTTCAAAAGAAATAGCTCGACTGAAGAAACTGGTTGCATATTGGAAGGAGCAAGCAGGTAGGAGAGGAGAGGATGAAGAGTTGGAAGAAATTCAAGAAGAAAGACCAACTAAAGAGAAGAGTGATGGGAGGCATTCTATGTAG